The following are from one region of the Vitis riparia cultivar Riparia Gloire de Montpellier isolate 1030 chromosome 14, EGFV_Vit.rip_1.0, whole genome shotgun sequence genome:
- the LOC117929790 gene encoding THO complex subunit 4D isoform X1, protein MATSLDMSLDDIIKRSNSERVRGRGRARRGRGPIGGSFNGGRMSGIPPRRGPLRVNARPSSYAIAKSSRRTKIPWQHDLFEDSLRAAGLPGLEAGTKLYISNLDYGVTNEDIRELFSEIGDIKRYAVHYEKNGRPSGSAEVVYTRRSDAFAAVKRYNNVLLDGKPMKIEIIGSDSDVPVSARVNVIGGVNGKRRRTVVMTPGVGHARGSTAINRSSSRRGRGGLSNGRGRGRAGSRGRGRGRGRKQPVEKSAVELDKELDNYHAEAMHT, encoded by the exons ATGGCTACTTCCTTGGATATGTCACTTGATGATATAATAAAGAGGAGTAACAGCGAGAGAGTTAGAGGACGGGGTAGAGCTCGCCGTGGTCGAGGGCCAATAGGAGGGTCTTTTAACGGTGGAAGAATGTCAGGAATTCCTCCTCGTAGAGGTCCTCTTAGGGTGAATGCTCGGCCATCATCTTACGCAATTGCCAAG TCATCCCGCAGAACCAAGATTCCATGGCAGCATGATCTGTTTGAAGATAGCCTTCGAGCTGCAGGGTTGCCTGGTTTAGAAGCTGGCACAAAGTTGTATATTTCCAACCTGGACTATGGTGTGACCAATGAAGATATAAGG GAACTTTTCTCTGAGATTGGAGACATAAAAAGATATGCAGTTCATTATGAGAAAAATGGACGCCCAAGT GGTTCAGCTGAAGTAGTTTATACCAGAAGAAGTGATGCATTTGCTGCTGTTAAACGATATAATAACGTTCTTTTGGATGGAAAGCCTATGAAGATTGAAATTATAGGAAGTGATTCAGACGTGCCTGTTTCTGCTCGTGTGAATGTAATTGGAGGGGTAAATGGAAAGAGGAGAAGGACAGTTGTTATGAC GCCTGGAGTGGGTCATGCCAGAGGCTCCACTGCAATCAATCGTAGTTCTAG TCGAAGGGGTCGTGGGGGTTTGAGCAATGGCCGTGGGCGTGGCCGTGCTGGTAGTCGGGGTCGTGGCCGTGGCCGTGGGAGGAAGCAACCTGTTGAGAAATCAGCTGTTGAACTCGACAAAGAACTGGACAATTACCATGCTGAAGCCATGCACACTTGA
- the LOC117929790 gene encoding THO complex subunit 4D isoform X2 has protein sequence MATSLDMSLDDIIKRSNSERVRGRGRARRGRGPIGGSFNGGRMSGIPPRRGPLRVNARPSSYAIAKSSRRTKIPWQHDLFEDSLRAAGLPGLEAGTKLYISNLDYGVTNEDIRELFSEIGDIKRYAVHYEKNGRPSGSAEVVYTRRSDAFAAVKRYNNVLLDGKPMKIEIIGSDSDVPVSARVNVIGGVNGKRRRTVVMTRRGRGGLSNGRGRGRAGSRGRGRGRGRKQPVEKSAVELDKELDNYHAEAMHT, from the exons ATGGCTACTTCCTTGGATATGTCACTTGATGATATAATAAAGAGGAGTAACAGCGAGAGAGTTAGAGGACGGGGTAGAGCTCGCCGTGGTCGAGGGCCAATAGGAGGGTCTTTTAACGGTGGAAGAATGTCAGGAATTCCTCCTCGTAGAGGTCCTCTTAGGGTGAATGCTCGGCCATCATCTTACGCAATTGCCAAG TCATCCCGCAGAACCAAGATTCCATGGCAGCATGATCTGTTTGAAGATAGCCTTCGAGCTGCAGGGTTGCCTGGTTTAGAAGCTGGCACAAAGTTGTATATTTCCAACCTGGACTATGGTGTGACCAATGAAGATATAAGG GAACTTTTCTCTGAGATTGGAGACATAAAAAGATATGCAGTTCATTATGAGAAAAATGGACGCCCAAGT GGTTCAGCTGAAGTAGTTTATACCAGAAGAAGTGATGCATTTGCTGCTGTTAAACGATATAATAACGTTCTTTTGGATGGAAAGCCTATGAAGATTGAAATTATAGGAAGTGATTCAGACGTGCCTGTTTCTGCTCGTGTGAATGTAATTGGAGGGGTAAATGGAAAGAGGAGAAGGACAGTTGTTATGAC TCGAAGGGGTCGTGGGGGTTTGAGCAATGGCCGTGGGCGTGGCCGTGCTGGTAGTCGGGGTCGTGGCCGTGGCCGTGGGAGGAAGCAACCTGTTGAGAAATCAGCTGTTGAACTCGACAAAGAACTGGACAATTACCATGCTGAAGCCATGCACACTTGA
- the LOC117929909 gene encoding uncharacterized protein LOC117929909 gives MEGETIKIMNQDLVRLDRFDGSNFTRWQDKVRFLLTALKIFYILDPTLAPLPEPKENDTPQVVAARKKREDDELICRGHILNALSDRLYDLYTNTNSAREIWEALENKYKAEEEGNKDAGRISPM, from the exons ATGGAAGGAGAGACTATCAAGATTATGAACCAAGACCTTGTGAGGTTGGATCGTTTTGATGGTTCCAACTTCACTAGGTGGCAAGACAAGGTGAGATTCCTTCTCACAGCACTCAAGATTTTCTACATCCTTGATCCTACCTTGGCACCGTTACCGgaaccaaaggaaaatgacacacCTCAAGTGGTGGCGGCaaggaagaagagggaggatGATGAGCTCATATGTAGGGGTCATATTTTGAACGCCTTATCCGATAGGCTATATGATCTCTACACCAACACCAATTCCGCGAGGGAAATTTGGGAGGCTCTTGAAAACAAGTACAAAGCCGAGGAAGAAG GTAACAAGGATGCTGGAAGAATTTCACCTATGTGA